The DNA sequence AAATTTAGCGGAGCAGGCATGATTCTCACTGACCCAGAAGGGCACATATATGTGTATGCACTAAAGTTCAAGTTTAAAACTTCCAACAACACAGCCGAGTATGAAGCACTGATAACTGGCATCCTATTGGCAAAAGAACTCGGGGTCAAAAACTTGAAAATCTTCAGCGACTCACAACTCGTCGTAAACCAGGTCAATGACGATTTCCAGGCCAAGGAACCTCATTTATCTCATTACCATTCCCTCACAACAGCCCTGGTCAAGCAATGTCTCACCTCCCACATGATCGCCTTGATCCCACTATCACAGAACACCAAGGTAGACGCAATTGCCAGGCTGGCAACATCGCCACTTGGCACAGATATCAGAGGCCTCAAGCTAGAAGTCCTGGACAAACCAAGTATCGATAGACCCTTCTCGAAAATACTCACCACAGAAAGCCAAAGGCCACC is a window from the Rosa chinensis cultivar Old Blush chromosome 2, RchiOBHm-V2, whole genome shotgun sequence genome containing:
- the LOC112184219 gene encoding uncharacterized protein Mb2253c-like — encoded protein: MWMLHVDGSSKNKFSGAGMILTDPEGHIYVYALKFKFKTSNNTAEYEALITGILLAKELGVKNLKIFSDSQLVVNQVNDDFQAKEPHLSHYHSLTTALVKQCLTSHMIALIPLSQNTKVDAIARLATSPLGTDIRGLKLEVLDKPSIDRPFSKILTTESQRPPSWIDPFIDYLSKKH